One Pirellulales bacterium DNA window includes the following coding sequences:
- a CDS encoding NERD domain-containing protein/DEAD/DEAH box helicase yields the protein MARMIPSTIHPHVRSSAERRLFEVIRDAPGTEDWVCLHSLGLARHASKRRGEIDFLLLTRKGIFVLEVKGGGVAREGGIWRFTDRYGDVHSKHESPFDQASSGMFALEEDIRREYQQDERRSRLLFGFGAMFPDIVFDVTGTEADPRQVYDSRDRRRPITQFVDRLAAYCRECDMRNRYMPTPKDIEAIAAFLRGDFDLIPPLGVLVEAAAEQLLSLEREQYAVLDALEQYPKPRMLVQGGAGTGKTLLAVEAARREARKGQGDILLLCYNRFLASFLDTKIKAEHVQGCAKARCEIRVSAGVFPRDR from the coding sequence GTGGCACGAATGATTCCGTCCACCATCCATCCGCATGTCCGCAGCAGCGCGGAGCGGCGGTTATTCGAGGTAATCCGCGACGCGCCCGGCACGGAGGATTGGGTATGCCTGCACTCGCTTGGGCTGGCCCGACATGCCAGCAAGCGGCGGGGTGAGATCGATTTCCTGCTGTTGACGCGCAAGGGAATCTTCGTCCTGGAGGTGAAAGGGGGAGGCGTTGCCCGCGAGGGAGGCATCTGGCGGTTCACTGACCGGTACGGTGATGTCCACTCGAAGCACGAGAGCCCGTTCGATCAAGCGTCCAGCGGCATGTTCGCGCTCGAAGAGGACATTCGGCGCGAATACCAGCAGGACGAGCGGCGGTCGCGGCTGTTGTTCGGGTTCGGAGCAATGTTCCCGGACATCGTGTTCGACGTCACTGGCACCGAGGCTGATCCGCGTCAGGTCTACGACTCGCGAGACCGGCGTCGGCCGATCACACAGTTTGTCGACCGTCTCGCTGCGTACTGCCGGGAATGCGACATGCGGAACCGGTACATGCCCACTCCCAAGGACATTGAGGCCATTGCCGCCTTCCTTCGGGGAGATTTTGACCTGATCCCGCCACTGGGCGTTCTCGTGGAAGCTGCCGCCGAGCAGTTGCTGTCGCTTGAGCGGGAGCAGTATGCCGTATTGGACGCCCTGGAGCAGTACCCGAAGCCGCGGATGCTGGTGCAAGGCGGAGCCGGGACAGGAAAGACGCTGCTCGCTGTGGAGGCCGCCCGGCGGGAAGCCCGCAAGGGCCAAGGGGATATCCTGCTCCTGTGCTACAACCGATTCCTGGCCAGTTTCCTCGACACGAAGATCAAGGCCGAACATGTTCAAGGCTGTGCGAAAGCACGATGCGAAATACGTGTGTCCGCCGGCGTTTTCCCTCGGGACCGATGA
- a CDS encoding helix-turn-helix domain-containing protein: MPNLLKMAKVQSILSLHAQGRSQRELARTLGVDRATVHKYLRLGLCGPKPAIAPAGSDPSKPAAPGTDAKPASAPIGPPGPPSRCEPYRETILAKAAEGLSAQRTYQDLVEGGAAVGYDSVRRYLRRVGHVRPLPFRRMECAAGDEAQVDFGTGAPIIGPEGKRRRTHVFRIVLSHSLEHVRP; the protein is encoded by the coding sequence ATGCCGAATCTGCTCAAGATGGCGAAAGTTCAGTCGATATTATCGCTTCATGCGCAAGGACGATCTCAGCGTGAGCTCGCGCGCACGCTTGGCGTGGACCGGGCTACGGTCCACAAGTACCTGCGGCTCGGGTTATGCGGGCCAAAACCCGCCATTGCGCCGGCCGGGTCCGACCCTTCAAAACCAGCCGCGCCGGGTACCGACGCAAAACCCGCCAGCGCGCCGATCGGTCCGCCGGGTCCGCCGAGTCGCTGCGAGCCGTATCGGGAAACGATTCTCGCGAAGGCGGCCGAAGGCTTGTCGGCGCAGCGGACCTACCAGGATCTCGTGGAGGGGGGCGCGGCGGTCGGATACGACAGCGTGCGGCGGTATCTGCGTCGCGTCGGCCACGTGCGACCGCTGCCGTTTCGGCGGATGGAGTGCGCCGCCGGCGACGAGGCGCAAGTTGACTTTGGCACCGGCGCGCCGATCATCGGTCCCGAGGGAAAACGCCGGCGGACACACGTATTTCGCATCGTGCTTTCGCACAGCCTTGAACATGTTCGGCCTTGA